The following coding sequences lie in one Rutidosis leptorrhynchoides isolate AG116_Rl617_1_P2 chromosome 4, CSIRO_AGI_Rlap_v1, whole genome shotgun sequence genomic window:
- the LOC139842659 gene encoding uncharacterized protein has product MQRVTKSIALMDKVAKLDDPQCELLLLRACTGVSKLYFTLRTCPPSIFKAAQRAFDEALRSSLERIVTASGPGFGDWQWRLATLPFAFGGLGVYSAGDVRHYAFLASRLQSAGLQTKLLRHTGNPSEVAAPILMKKLADVYFTKVTASAESTFSLSPRQSALWKSQQGDHTSAWLRAVPILGLGQTMNAKTYRCVLCYRLGVPLFSISTACSACSRVFTGNIFGDHAVSCAGQIWTLSTPLL; this is encoded by the exons atgcaaagggtgaccaagtccattgcgcttatggataaggttgctaagcttgatgatcctcagtgtgagttgttgttgcttagggcatgtacgggagtttctaaactctactttaccttgcgtacttgtcctcctagtatatttaaggcggctcaacgcgctttcgatgaagCCCTTCGATCTtctttggagcgtattgttactgcttcagggcctgggtttggtgattggcagtggcggcttgccaccttgccatttgcatttggagggcttggtgtttattctgcgggagatgttcgtcattatgcttttctggcttctcgattacagtctgctgggttgcagaccaagctcttaCGTCatacgg gtaatccgagtgaggtcgctgccccaatactcatgaagaaattggcagatgtttatttcacaaaggttaccgcttctgcagaatccactttttcgttatctccccgacaatcggccttatggaaatcacagcagggtgatcacacatctgcttggctaagggcagtccctattttggggttgggtcagacgatgaacgcaaagacttaccgatgtgtgttgtgctaccggttaggtgttcctttgttctctatctcgacggcatgctctgcctgttcaagggtttttactgggaatattttcggggatcacgccgtgtcttgtgctg GTCAAATATGGACTCTGTCAACTCCACTACTTTAA
- the LOC139845137 gene encoding probable LRR receptor-like serine/threonine-protein kinase At1g67720, with the protein MFYFLFILSIIPIALCQPPKSILINCGASLSTIINDREWLPDTSFITTGRSKNITQTDLSPILSTVRSFPLLHDNNRMPKFCYVVPVDRTGKYLVRTTYYYGGVNDQRVSPPVFDQIVDGTVWSIVNTTDDYVIGFASYYEGVFRAVGKSMSVCLAANSYTKSEPFISALEFNLLDDSLYNSTDFGNSSLRLVARHSFGYNGSIISYPDDQFDRYWEPFGANNPTKSSGSNIFINSFWNLPPLKVFQTHLTVNQPQQLELEWPLQPLQNTMHYIALYFAEDSRTSRQFSISINNVTFYSDLKVPQSGVALFANQWPLGGPTKIVLTPAPGSTLGPLINGGEVFEVIPVGGRTHMRDVIGLNGLKNSFQNPPFDWNGDPCLPKENSWTGITCSGGPNIRVIGLNLTSMDLRGILSPNVANLTALSDLWLGNNGLSGSIPDMSTLRMLKTLHLEDNNFNGPIPSSLGNIDRLQELFLQNNNFTGQVPSILRGKPGLNLRVSPGNPFLDPPNP; encoded by the exons ATGTTTTACTTTCTATTCATTCTCTCCATCATCCCAATTGCCCTATGCCAACCCCCAAAATCGATCCTCATTAATTGCGGTGCATCCTTAAGTACCATAATTAACGATCGCGAATGGTTACCAGATACAAGCTTCATTACCACAGGTAGATCAAAGAACATAACACAAACTGATCTTTCTCCTATTCTCTCAACCGTCAGATCATTTCCACTTCTTCACGACAATAACCGTATGCCAAAATTCTGTTATGTGGTCCCCGTAGATCGAACGGGTAAGTACTTAGTTCGAACGACTTATTATTACGGTGGAGTGAATGATCAACGGGTGTCACCACCTGTGTTTGATCAAATTGTGGATGGGACTGTGTGGAGTATTGTGAATACGACTGATGATTATGTTATTGGATTCGCTTCGTATTACGAAGGCGTTTTTCGTGCTGTTGGGAAATCGATGAGTGTTTGTTTGGCTGCGAATAGTTATACCAAGTCTGAACCGTTTATATCTGCTTTGGAATTTAATTTGTTGGATGATTCGTTGTATAATTCGACCGATTTTGGGAATTCGAGTCTTAGATTGGTCGCGAGACATAGTTTTGGGTATAATGGATCGATTATAAG TTATCCTGATGATCAGTTTGATCGTTATTGGGAGCCATTTGGTGCAAATAATCCTACAAAATCAAGTGGATCAAACATATTCATCAATAGTTTCTGGAACCTTCCACCATTAAAAGTATTTCAGACACATTTAACGGTCAACCAACCACAACAACTCGAATTAGAGTGGCCGCTTCAACCTCTACAAAACACAATGCACTACATTGCTCTCTACTTTGCAGAGGACAGCAGGACATCAAGGCAATTTAGTATTAGCATAAATAACGTGACATTTTATAGCGATCTAAAGGTTCCTCAATCTGGTGTTGCGTTATTCGCCAATCAGTGGCCGCTTGGTGGGCCCACTAAGATCGTACTCACTCCTGCTCCTGGATCTACCCTTGGTCCTCTGATTAATGGTGGTGAAGTTTTTGAAGTGATACCGGTTGGTGGAAGAACTCATATGAGAGACG TGATTGGATTGAATGGTTTAAAGAACAGTTTTCAGAACCCACCATTTGATTGGAATGGTGATCCTTGTTTACCAAAGGAAAACTCATGGACAGGAATCACATGTTCCGGTGGACCCAATATTCGTGTGATTGGATT AAATCTTACAAGCATGGACCTTAGGGGAATTCTTTCTCCTAACGTAGCGAATTTGACAGCATTAAGTGACTT ATGGCTTGGCAACAATGGGCTGTCAGGATCTATCCCTGATATGAGTACACTGAGGATGTTAAAGACCTT ACATTTGGAGGACAATAATTTCAATGGACCGATTCCTTCGTCTTTAGGAAATATTGACAGATTGCAAGAACT ATTCTTGCAAAACAATAATTTTACTGGTCAAGTTCCAAGCATCCTCAGAGGAAAACCCGGATTAAACTTGAG GGTTTCTCCTGGTAACCCATTTTTGGACCCACCAAATCCTTGA
- the LOC139842660 gene encoding uncharacterized protein, producing MVSPEIIPVTTKSIESPRISFSAEFLDDANFICINPHDRDKDNDKDKEKPKVGEFEFLSNNLSAATKMLTADELFFEGKLLPFWQKQCSEKLAKISIKPEKVNEVVKMEEIKVEESNRMSWFIDEDPSPRPPKCTVLWKELLRLKKQRASSLSPSSSTSSSSSASSLEEDSKKERQVKRVKKGLERTRSAGLKIRPMVNLPVCTQGVRSNSLPPLFVRKNMLNR from the coding sequence ATGGTCTCGCCGGAAATTATTCCGGTCACCACCAAATCAATCGAAAGTCCCCGCATTTCGTTCTCCGCCGAGTTCTTAGACGATGCTAATTTCATCTGCATTAATCCGCACGATagagataaagataatgataaagataaagaaaagccaaaagttggtgagtttgAGTTTCTATCGAACAACTTATCAGCTGCAACGAAAATGTTGACAGCTGACGAGCTTTTTTTCGAAGGGAAATTGCTTCCGTTTTGGCAGAAGCAATGTtctgaaaagctagcgaaaattaGTATAAAACCGGAGAAGGTTAATGAGGTTGTGAAAATGGAAGAGATTAAAGTAGAAGAGAGCAATAGAATGAGTTGGTTTATCGATGAAGATCCGTCACCTAGACCGCCAAAATGTACGGTTTTATGGAAAGAATTATTACGGTTAAAGAAACAACGTGCGTCTTCTCTTTCACCATCTTCGtctacttcatcttcttcatctgcttCTTCGTTAGAAGAAGATTCGAAAAAGGAGAGGCAGGTGAAGAGAGTTAAAAAGGGACTGGAGAGAACCAGATCGGCCGGACTAAAGATCCGGCCGATGGTTAATCTCCCTGTTTGTACTCAAGGAGTACGGAGCAACTCTTTGCCTCCTCTTTTCGTTAGGAAAAATATGTTAAACAGGTAA